ACCAGTACCATAATTGCTAGCCTCGAGTAACTGAAATCATGTAGAATACCTTAAGAACTGTTTAAAAGTGATATTCCTTTAGCAATTATTACATACAAGTCTAGAGTCTCTAAACTTTTCAATTCCCAACCAAAAGAATATACTTCAGGAAGATAATCCATTACTAAGTTCTTAATATACTGAAGTATTTAATACATAATTAAAGTGGATTGAagcatatttgtaaaaatacataaagaggGAGAATCCTGAAACAACTGCTTCACCTAAAGACTAACTAGCAAATGCTATGAGAAGACAGGGAAATATAAAATCTTTGATAATAACTACCATATTCTGGAAGCTCTCCATAAGCCTTCAGACTTCTAGCTTCATCTGCACTGTACTTTAAGATTACATCTGCTTTCTTATCCTTGGAGAAGAATAAGGAAGAATCAAAATTGGTTATGCAAAGAATCATCAGCTGTCTCATAAATTACTTTCACACTTATGTGTGTTTAATGTGTTTCATCACATATGAAAAATGGAAAGGTTATAAATGGATGATCCAGATCACAAAaacatagaaaggaaaaaaattcagtaaagtttcaggatataaaccTCACCATTCTCTCACCTTCCTTCTatcatacgcacacacacacacacacacacacaagtcctcGTGATGAAGTCTGCATGCATGaccaaataaaatatagactAGGAAAATGATGTATATAATGCACTGAATCAAAAGTACGAAAAGGAAACAcggcggcggggcggggtgggggggggagtgcTGTGGCACTACTGTCCTTGTTCACTCTCTAACACTGTAGTTCTAAGTGAAGGTGGTATTGTTACCCAAGAGAAACCTTTCTATCACCCACAGTTCTTAGAGTATCTTACTGATTCGCATTGTTTGTGGTGATTTAAAAAGATACCTATATTCTCCTAAAACCTGACAGGCTTGGAGTGAAGTCCTTGTGTGTTTATAAAGCTCTTCTGTGTGCTTCTGATGCAAATATGCCTGTGAAGTACTGCCCTAACaaagttcacttttctccattttaaagacgCCCAGTCACTGACAGAGCAAACAATTCTGAATGCTTACAATTAACCTAGAAAAGGCCTAAAGAAAGGCAACTGAAAATATCACAGTCATAAAACTGCAGTGTAGTAGAAAGCAACACTTCTCAAACTATAATGTGCACAAAAAAACATGTAGGTATTGTGTTAAAACTCTCAGTGCAACTCAGTAGGGAAGAGATTAGCTAATAACGTACTAAGATACTTCCACAGAGTGGGGGTGCTGCTATTATCTTTACAATATGATTTCAGTAACAAGGGTTTGCAATTATCCACAGCAGATTAAAAATCAGAAGAGCTGTTTGTGGCTATCACTTTAAAGTCAGTACCTTAATCCCTTATAGGATTAATATAATTGTGGTTACACTGCCCGAGAAACAAAGAATTAAACTGGGAACTAACAATTTTTCCATTCCTTTCCGGGGTTATATGTAGTTCAACTAAAATAAATGGACATGAAAATGATGCACATTTACAGAGTCTATATTTTTACTCAGCACATATGAAAAATGGCAAGGTTATAAATGGATGATCCAGATCACAAaaacatacaaaggaaaaaaattcagtaaagtttcaggatataaaatcaatatgcaaAAGTCAGTTATAGTAGTAATGTGTCCATACTACGCAAAGTAATGTACAGATTCCATGCAATTCCTATAGAAATTCAAGTAGCAGTTATTTTCAGAGACAAAGCCATATGGAACCGCACACAATCCTAACCACCAAAGCAACCTGGaggaagaataaagctggaggacacacacttcctgctttccaaACACAACTGTCCCAACAATATGTCTCCGGCATTTCACCAGTAATATGGACTCTTGGGACAAAACTCAtcactcagaaataaaatttttcaaagacaATCAATTAAAACCCATGAAGGGAACCAAGATCTCAATGTAGAAAAGATATCCTCTCCAAGAAACAGTACTGGGAAAACAATACTTAACATATAGTGGACGCCTTTCTTACACCACAAACTGCCTAAAATTACCCTGAAGTAGATCAGAGATTTAAACACAGGCCTGAAACCCTCAAACTACTGGCAAGAGAACGCAGTGCAAAACTACCAAGTGCCGCTCTTGCTCTTTGCTTTTTGTATAGGACACCAAAGCCATAAGCAACACAAGCAAAACCTACTCAGTGGAACTACATCACACTAAAtcacttttgcacagaaaagcaaATTGTCAACAACAACTACAAAAAGACAGTGTACTAGATcggtaaaaatatttgcaaatgttatgACCAATGAGGGGATAACATCCAATGCAGATAAATCCTGCCCTCTGGAGCAACTAGGATGAAACTGGAGGGTAGTGTGCTAAGAGAAACaagtcacacagagaaggcaAACACTGTAggacctcacttatatgtggaatcaagacTGAAGACACACTAATCAAAGTTCAGGGATGCTCCTAACCTCTCAGCTTCGAGTCACCTGGATTTTCTGCACGAGCCTGAAATGAAGAGCTATCAGTCGCCTGGCTTAGTATCAAAAGTATACCACTGCAAGCACAGGGCCTGAACGCAGAGGATGAGAGGCCTGCTGGTTTTTAATGAAACCTCAAACACGGGCTGTCTGTGATGTTATAAAGAAGCATCCAGTAGCCACAGGCAAGGGAAAGATTCATGCCTTACACAATCTGTTTCAGAAATCACTCAACAAACAATGGCAAGAAAAAAGCTCCTGGAGAAAAAATCGGATCTCCCGTCTCACCATGTTATATTGGCACTTTTGAGTTTtcaacaaaaacacaaagaagaacGAACATGGGacgtacaaaaaaaaaaaggaaaatgtgttcGCTCACATACCAGAAAATACGTAGGCAATACAAAGCATGACTGAGAAAGCCTACAACCTGGACTTAACAGAGACATTACCTCGGGTAGCAtgtgtgaaaagaagacaagaaacaGTGTGCATAATGTGGTTTTAATTGTGAAGAATATTTCACTAGAGAATCAAGACAAacttattctttaaaagaaaactagtGGAGATAAAAAAGTCGCTTTAATCACTAATAGAACGATCACACCAAAAAAATCAACAGGGAAACAGAAGACTGAAATTTACAAATCAGCACATCGTAATTATTTACAGGAAACATGACTTGATAATAGAATAGAGAGAGAAACATGACCTGATAATAGAATTATTGCACTTAAAATTTAACTGGGCACATGTGATGGGTTTGACTTCTGTCTCACAAGTCTTAGTACAAACACTGAGGTCATAGCGGGCAACTAACAAGTAGTTTTTTAAGCATTCATCTCAGATTTATAACATACACTCTAAATGACCTAGTCTATGTCTTACCCTTCTCCTACAAGCAAACCCACCCCCCCTTGGAGATTAGAGGTTTTGCCTGACTTAATTGCATCATCTTACAGCAGTGATTTCTCAAACTGCGATTTGAGaccttgaaatttaaaaactgcaaCTGAGAACCCAACATAAAttactaaatttttcttttagtgaGTAATAATGCTAATGAAAATCACTCTCATATGCTACTGTTCTATTTCAGCAAAGGGTAGTttacaaaagtatttaaaaagaaaaatgggcggagtcctctggtggtccaatgacaaGGACTCAGGGCTTCCTCAGATGTattctgggttcaatctctgactggggatctaagatcccacgagcTTCAGCGCcatcaaaaattaaaggaaaagacaagtgaaaggaaaatgaataatctagctctgtgaaatatatatcataaaatatgaAGATACCTTCTCATTTTACTGCAGAATACTGAAAACGTCAGCCTGCACCAGAATCACTGAAAACCTAGCACAGAGGTCTGACTACACCTGGACTTTAAAGAAGGACAGAAGGATGAGCTCTAGTATTTATCCaaaattataagagaatatttattacatattatatttaaaataaagaaagaaacaaccagTCTTCCCACAAAACACATGTACCGTCAGCCAGCCAGAATCCTATCATCTTAAAcactgtggatcataacaaatttgGATGCCAGAAGGATGAGACTCGTAACTGGCTAGAACAGGTCAAATGCATTTTATTGCATCATCTAGATACTGATATTAATGATTCTTAAATTCAAGATTATAAACTTACACGTAATTCTTACCTGATAGTCTCGAAGACCAACCAATATAATATCTGAAGAATTTATCCAAACCTATAAAAGAAAACTCATGGTATACTGTATGTAAACTGCAAACAATAGTGTTCAATGTAAAGCAATActtaatacaaaaaatataattcattcgGTCTGTGAGAAATATCTACTAATGAATTACGGCAAAACTacagatgagtgtgtgtgtgtatgtgtgtgtggtctgtgtgtgtgttgtgtgtgcatgtgcatgtatgtgtgtattatctgtgtgtgtgctcatgcctACGAGCATCTGAATGTACAAGAGCATAGTTCTTTGTCACGTGAATTACTTTTATTCACAAATCACTCTggacattttcagttcttttcaacaaatgaaaataagtcaTCTACACAAATATAGTCATCTAGTTACCAGTTGACGTCAATTCAGGTTCCCAAACCACTACCTGGAAGAGAATGACTCAAGAgaacaaaactgatttttaatcCAAAAAAGTAGGGTTGAAGGAACTTTTAAACAATATGGTCAATCAACGTGCCAAAATTACTAAATAAGATGCTCTACCATGTTCCAATTTCAAATGTCCCTAACAACACATAcagctgttcccacaaagcaaagTCTTACCCAGGACCAAACGTTAGGTTTAGTTAACAATTAGACTTctgttgtctgaaaaataatcttcaggtgttttattcttcttgctttctttctttcacggCTTACCATTTCCATTTGGTTCATACACGGACACTGTCTGTTTCCGCAAGGGCAAACATTTCTGGCATAAGTCCAGTCTAGGTGTCACAAATCATTCTTTCTAAATCTAAGTCCTAGTATTAAAGTTATcaagcattttctaattttatgcgTTTATATTGCCATATAAATCACTATTCTTGAAGTCTTCAAGAATTCACCAAATTCAGTCACTTGGAAGCACAGATAAATGTTTTAAAGGTAAGCTTTGGACTAAAGGAAAATATACCTCCACACTGACCTTTTTTCTCAAGCTTCCTCGGATATGACATATCCTTGTCACACCGTCAAAGCACACTGCTTCCAACCGTGCATTTCCCAACATTTTGGTTACCTGGGCATACTCTTAGGaaggggcaaaaaagaaaaaagaaaaacaaaaccgtaacatactgtccagttttcctaaaaaTGCAACACTTGTGATTAAGTTGGTAACTTCCCTGTGAGTGCTAACTTTAGaccaaaccataatttaaaacagaacaaaaggttCAAGTATGACAACAAATGAGAGCTGTCTCAGGGGACATATATTAATGTTATCCACAAAAATGGGAGAACTCTTAGGCTCTCAAGCAACGGCTACGGTCTCATTCAGCTAAACTGATGCACTTATCCTCTTGTTTTCTGAGCAAGTAAAAGTTGACAAAAGTGAAGCAGTTAATCCAAAATCACAAACGTTATTTCCACGAAAAGCTATCGCTACTGGGTATATTTAAGTCATCCACTAATTTGAGAAAATCAGTTCAGTCTTTGTCTTCACGACTGCATGCTCTACCTCTGCACACCAAAGTGGCTCACTTCAGACTGCGCCCTACATGCTGGCTTAGCAACCTCTCACGCTGCATATTTGCAAAATCTTGCCTCTCCTTTCCCTCATTAACTCTACTGATAATCAACAGCAGGCTGATCACTAACGAACATTTGCTTGAGGACACACTGATGCTTATTCTAAAGTCCTTAATAGAGTATTTCAAGATAAAGCGTCAAATGCTTAAAGACAATTCTATCTAAGCATAGTCAAGAGGCCACCAGATTCTACTGTCAGTTGAAGACACTGACATAAGCATTAGCCAGCAGGGGATGACGTCTTCTTGACTTTAAATGACAAACGCAGGCATCAgaatagagaaagaaacaggCAGTTAATATAAAGCAGGTACATTACTAAAGGTTTACTAAGGACAAACATCAAAGTGACAGCCACTGCAGCCACGATATTAAAGGTGACTGCTCCTGGACCTTTCAGGTACGATATAAATAAAGTCCCTGATGATTATACCGTGGaagcgagaaatagatttaaggaactagatctgatagacagagtgccagatgaactacagacagaggttcgtgacattgtacaggagacagggagcaagaccaaccccaagaaaaagaaatgcaaaaaatgcaAGATGGCTctcgaggaggccttacaaacagctatgaaaagaagggaagtgaaaagcaaaggagtaaaggaaagacatacccatttgaatgcagagttccaaagaatggcaaggagagataagaaagccttccttggcgaCCAGTGCAagcaaagagaggaaaataaaagaatggaaaagatttcttcaggacaattagagataccaagggaacatgtcatgcaaagatggcctccagaaaaggcagaaatggtatggacttaacagaagcagaagatattaagaagaggtggcaagaatacacagaagtgcaCAAAAATGATCTgcccgacccagataatcaccaaggagtgatcactcacctggagccagacatcttggaacgtgaaatcaagcgggccttagaagtatcactacagacaaagctagtggaggtgatggatttccagctgagctatttcaaatcctcaaagatgatgctgtgaaagtgctgcagtcaatgtgccagcaaatttggaa
This Dama dama isolate Ldn47 chromosome Y, ASM3311817v1, whole genome shotgun sequence DNA region includes the following protein-coding sequences:
- the LOC133053597 gene encoding eukaryotic translation initiation factor 1A, Y-chromosomal-like, with amino-acid sequence MPKNKGKGGRNKRKGKKENEYKNRDLVFKEDGQEYAQVTKMLGNARLEAVCFDGVTRICHIRGSLRKKVWINSSDIILVGLRDYQDKKADVILKYSADEARSLKAYGELPEYVELSDTDTFETEDDDEIQFKDPAECNVSLEIKTSKSEEGAKMVEE